The Pannonibacter sp. XCT-53 sequence TGTCGCCCTTGTAGGGCGCATATTCGTGGAACACGCGGTTGAAGATCGCGGTGCCGCGGGTGTCGGACAGGAGTTCGCCCTGGTAGCCGATGAGGCCGCGGGTCGGAGCCAGGAACTGCAGGCGGGTGCGGCCGCCGCCGGACGGGCGCATCTCGCGCAGCTCGGCCTTGCGCTCGGACAGCTTCTGCACCACGACGCCCGAGTGCTCCTCGTCCACGTCGATCGTCACTTCCTCGATCGGCTCAAGACGGGTGCCGGCCTCGTCGAACTTGTAGACCACGCGCGGGCGGCCGACGCACAGCTCGAAGCCTTCACGGCGCATGTTCTCGATCAGGATGGCCAGCTGCAGTTCGCCGCGACCCGAGACGACGAAGGCATCGCCCTCGGGCGTGTCCTCGATCTTCAGGGCGACGTTGCCTTCGGCCTCGTCCATCAGGCGCTTGCGGATGACGCGCGACTGGACCTTGTCGCCCTCGGTGCCGGCCAGGGGGCCGTCGTTGACGAAGAACGTCATCGACAGGGTCGGCGGGTCGATCGGCTGGGCCGTCAGCGGCGTGTTGACATCCATGGCGCAGAGCGTGTCGGCCACGGTTGCTTCCTGCAGGCCGGCGATGGCGACGATGTCACCTGCCTCGCCCTTCTCGATCGGCTGGCGCTCGAGACCGCGGAAGGCCAGCACCTTCGAGATGCGGCCGGATTCAACCACGCGGCCATCGCGCGACAGCGCCTTGATCGGCATGTTCGGCACGGCCTCGCCGGCCACGATGCGACCGGTCAGGATGCGACCCAGGAACGGGTTGCTCTCGATGGTGGTCGCCAGCATGCGGAAGGAGCCTTCCTCGGCGCTCGGCGCCGGGACATGGCTGATGATGAGGTCGAACAGCGGAGCCATGGACTCGGCCGGCCCGGTCGGGTCGGTCGCCATCCATTCCTGCTTGGCCGAGCCGTAGACAACGGGGAAGTCCAGCTGCTCCTCGTTCGCGTCCAGGGCGGCGAACAGGTCGAACACCTCGTCCAGCACCTCTTCGGCGCGCTGTTCCGGCTTGTCGATCTTGTTGATCGCCACGATCGGCTTCAGGCCGAGCTTGAGTGCCTTGCCGAGCACGAACTTGGTCTGCGGCATCGGACCTTCGGCGGCGTCAACGAGCAGGACCACACCGTCGACCATGTGAAGGATGCGCTCCACCTCGCCGCCGAAGTCGGCGTGG is a genomic window containing:
- the typA gene encoding translational GTPase TypA, producing MKLRNIAIIAHVDHGKTTLIDVLLKKSGSFRENQRTEERMMDSNDLERERGITILAKVTSLVWNDTRINIVDTPGHADFGGEVERILHMVDGVVLLVDAAEGPMPQTKFVLGKALKLGLKPIVAINKIDKPEQRAEEVLDEVFDLFAALDANEEQLDFPVVYGSAKQEWMATDPTGPAESMAPLFDLIISHVPAPSAEEGSFRMLATTIESNPFLGRILTGRIVAGEAVPNMPIKALSRDGRVVESGRISKVLAFRGLERQPIEKGEAGDIVAIAGLQEATVADTLCAMDVNTPLTAQPIDPPTLSMTFFVNDGPLAGTEGDKVQSRVIRKRLMDEAEGNVALKIEDTPEGDAFVVSGRGELQLAILIENMRREGFELCVGRPRVVYKFDEAGTRLEPIEEVTIDVDEEHSGVVVQKLSERKAELREMRPSGGGRTRLQFLAPTRGLIGYQGELLSDTRGTAIFNRVFHEYAPYKGDIPTRHTGVLISNGDGEAVAYALFNLEDRGPMMIDPGVKVYQGMIIGEHTRGNDLEVNVLKGKQLTNIRAAGKDDAVKLTTPIRLSLEAALSYIADDELVEVTPKNIRLRKALLDPHDRKRAERASAKGA